Proteins encoded together in one Mercenaria mercenaria strain notata chromosome 18, MADL_Memer_1, whole genome shotgun sequence window:
- the LOC123561946 gene encoding uncharacterized protein LOC123561946, translated as MSGVKYMKGVRTKFSNKLLNEIQNGLRLLDSDMSDILPEESVQLRHRVMETKLNINSYNEKLSRQSEKLAQTIEDPEDEFISTMIEEDSSLLDKACSVYHKLQLFEDRLKQLEETQNTAVKEEHVSPLTLVTEEMRKMFAAQMDLQKELVQNKQLKKETVKLPKIDIPSFNGNKLYWIEFWDSFESAVHNNDRLSEVDKFNYLKSKLTGEAKHTITGLSLSNKNYEIAIQTLHKRFGDRQETIDMHYKALIDIFPVRNSVESLRQFMDKTEKHLRCLEVLNQDTNQEVFVSMLRRKLPNDVLLQMEIMKGVDKKWSVITFRELLRQYIVAKEKAEITDKAKSKFENRDSVRPNSNPRYSMKGFSKPSIHSASSSSLITSEKQEKTKVISAKCRYCDRNHWSDECTKYPTIEDRKKRIKGSCYRCLKEGHISSQCKSSKTCVYCGQVDVHHRSLCAKKFKEKKNKEGANFSGEPEILSEKSDTGNVQEEIGLLSCNESVMMQTAKCIVKNPDEDKSEEIRLILDSGSHRTYITRDLARRLRLKEEEEQEIQLVTFGSEKEKSIKTRSTRLKVKLKNGKYITLVANIVPNITGTITRRQVKLDSPRQFSGLTKNLTLADTIPNKNESVYLDLLVGNDYYLDIIQTEKIEIQPGLYLLSSSLGWILSGRMKTSDIAVNTNDSAMLILTYGDNITETKLFTDVDEVIPTKPNLEDFWNIESLGITDTYDKPDDQAAMTHFRETLQFENDRYQVTWPWRDEFPDLPENRGLAKGRLKSLVCKLAKQPELLKRYDDVIKDQLEKGIIEKVDRELSDGLRHYSTLCHMMWVQELLRLEGDTIAIRSAELRRHLQQ; from the exons TATGAAAGGTGTACGAACTAAGTTTTCAAATAAGTTGTTgaatgaaattcaaaatggctTACGTTTACTGGATAGTGATATGAGTGACATATTACCAGAGGAATCCGTACAACTTCGGCATCGTGTAATGGAAACTAAACTCAACATTAATTCTTATAATGAGAAGCTATCTAGACAGTCTGAGAAATTAGCTCAGACTATCGAAGATCCTGAAGATGAATTTATATCAACAATGATTGAAGAAGATTCTAGTCTATTGGATAAAGCTTGTTCCGTGTATCATAAGCTTCAGCTTTTTGAGGACAGATTAAAACAACTTGAAGAAacgcaaaatacagcagtaaagGAGGAGCACGTTTCACCATTAACTTTGGTCACAGAGGAAATGAGAAAAATGTTTGCAGCCCAGATGGATTTACAGAAGGAGTTAGTCCAGAATAAGCAACTCAAAAAAGAAACAGTGAAATTGCCTAAGATTGACATACCGTCTTTCAATGGCAATAAGTTATATTGGATTGAATTCTGGGATTCTTTTGAGAGTGCCGTGCATAATAATGACCGACTTTCAGAAGTTGacaaattcaattatttgaaaagtAAACTTACTGGAGAAGCAAAGCATACAATAACTGGCCTTTCATTGTCCAATAAGAATTATGAAATTGCTATACAGACATTGCATAAAAGATTTGGCGATCGACAGGAGACAATAGACATGCACTATAAGGCACTAATAGATATATTTCCAGTTAGAAATTCTGTGGAGAGTTTGCGACAGTTCATGGATAAAACAGAAAAACATCTTCGTTGTCTAGAAGTTCTCAATCAAGATACAAATCAAGAAGTTTTTGTTTCAATGCTCAGAAGAAAGCTACCAAATGACGTACTCCTTCAAATGGAAATTATGAAGGGAGTAGATAAAAAATGGTCTGTAATTACATTTCGTGAACTACTTCGACAATACATTGTAGCAAAAGAAAAGGCCGAAATTACAGATAAAGCAAAATCAAAATTTGAGAACAGAGATTCAGTTCGTCCGAATTCAAATCCGAGGTACAGCATGAAAGGGTTCTCAAAGCCTTCAATACATAGTGCCTCATCAAGTTCATTGATTACAAGtgaaaagcaagaaaaaacaaaagttatatctGCGAAGTGTAGATATTGTGACAGAAATCATTGGAGTGATGAGTGCACGAAGTACCCAACAATTGAAGATAGAAAGAAACGTATCAAAGGCAGTTGTTACAGGTGTTTAAAGGAAGGACATATCTCCAGTCAGTGCAAATCATCAAAAACGTGTGTCTATTGTGGTCAAGTAGACGTGCACCATAGAAGTTTATGTgcaaagaaatttaaagaaaagaaaaataaagaaggtGCAAATTTTTCTGgagaacctgaaattctatcggAAAAGAGTGATACCGGAAACGTGCAGGAAGAAATAGGACTTCTTTCTTGCAATGAGTCTGTAATGATGCAAACAGCCAAATGCATCGTAAAGAATCCTGATGAAGACAAAAGTGAGGAAATTAGATTGATTCTTGACTCAGGCTCGCACAGAACATATATCACGAGGGATTTGGCCCGTCGTCTCAGACTAAAAGAAGAAGAAGAGCAGGAAATCCAATTGGTAACCTTTGGAAGCGAAAaggaaaaatcaataaaaacaagatcaacaagattaaaaGTGAAACTCAAGAATGGAAAGTACATAACTTTGGTTGCAAATATAGTACCAAATATCACTGGAACAATTACCCGCAGACAAGTAAAACTAGATTCACCAAGACAGTTCTCTGGCTTAACAAAAAATCTAACACTGGCTGATACAATTCCAAACAAGAATGAATCAGTTTATCTCGATTTACTAGTAGGTAATGATTACTATTTAGATATTATACAAACAGAGAAGATAGAAATACAACCTGGACTTTATTTGCTGTCGTCCAGTCTCGGATGGATATTGTCGGGCAGAATGAAAACAAGTGATATTGCCGTAAACACAAATGATTCAGCTATGTTAATTCTTACGTACGGAGATAATATAACTGAAACCAAACTTTTTACAGATGTTGACGAAGTCATTCCAACAAAACCTAACTTGGAGGACTTTTGGAATATTGAGAGTCTTGGTATTACAGATACATATGACAAACCAGACGATCAGGCTGCTATGACACATTTCAGGGAAACTCTACAGTTTGAAAACGATAGATATCAGGTTACTTGGCCTTGGCGGGATGAGTTTCCAGATCTTCCAGAAAATCGGGGATTAGCAAAAGGGAGATTGAAATCACTCGTTTGTAAGCTAGCAAAACAACCTGAGCTCTTGAAAAGATATGACGATGTCATTAAAGATCAGCTAGAAAAAGGAATTATtgagaaagttgatagggagttaAGTGACGGGTTAAGGCATTAcagcaccttgtgtcacatgatgtgg gTACAGGAACTTTTACGTTTAGAAGGTGACACAATAGCCATTCGATCAGCAGAGCTTCGACGCCACCTGCAACAATGA